Genomic DNA from Ruminococcus sp. OA3:
CATGAGATACTGCAACATTATAGTGCTTACCCTCGGCCCTCTTTTTGGCGAGGTAGGCAGCGAATGTCGGATCCCAATGGCAGACAAATTTAGCCGCATTAAAAAGCGCATAGCGTAGATACCTTGAACCGCGTTTCTCCATATGGGAATAACAGGATTCCAACTGACCGGACTGATAGGTTGATGGGGATAATCCTGCATAAGCCAAAATTTTATCAGGAGAATCAAACCGGGAAAAATCGCCGACTTCAGCCAAAATCATAGCACCCATCCGGTAACTGATTCCTGGAATGGTAAGAATCGGAGAATGAATGCCATCCATGATAAGCTTTATTCCCTGTTCGATTTCATCAATCTCGGCATTTAGCTCACCAATTAATTTCAAGGTGTGCTTGAGTTCGAGCGATTTGGCCGGCATATTTGACCCGATTGAGGTTCTGGCAGCCTCCCGAAACAAGAGGGCGGTATCCCGTCCATAACGTCCGTTGGAGGCTTCGTGAAGCAGGTGGGTCAGTTTGGTAAGATGAGCGTAGGAAATATGGAAAGCACCGGGGAATTCGCTAAGCAAAGCAGAAACAGATGCCATATGGAGTGTGGGTACTAATTTCTCCAGTTCAGGGAAGAGAATCGTAACCAGCCGTGAAACAGAAGTTTTCAGTTTTGCCCGCTCTTTGACTTTATCAAAACGGTAACGGGTTAGTGACTTGAGTTCTTCGTTGTGATAAGATGTGTCTGAGTAGGACTTTAAGTTCACATCAGACATGAGCATTGTAGCAATCGTATGGGCATCAGCTTTATCCGTTTTCGTCTTTCTAAGGCTTAGACTTTTTCTGTAAAGATTGGTATGTAACGGGTTGATAACAAAGGTGGTCAGACCTTTATCAAGAAGATATCCCAAGATGTTATAACTGTAGTGTCCAGTGGCTTCAAGCCCTACTTTTACATTGGTTAACTCATCTGTAACGGATTCTATTTTCTGATAAAGTACATCAAAACCAATGCGGTTGTTTGGAATGGTAAATGCTTTGAAAAGCACTTCACCATCTGAATTCGTGATAAAGCAATCATGCTTATCCTTGGCAACATCAATGCCTGCGTATATCATGACAAAACTCCTTTTAAAGTATTTGATACTGTTTTTAGACCACGGGATCTCTCTGCAATTGTAACCTCGTTCTAAATAAACCGTCATGCGGTATCTAACTGATTAACAAATGAACAAAGAGACTGTGGTTAGAGCCTTTTTAAAACCATCAAGTGGTAGGAGGGATTCACTAATCCACAGTATCTAAAATCAGCATAGCGTATACCTAAGAAAAGGTAAAGAAAAGCTATGACTATATAATACGAGGAGGGATTCCCCTCCTTTTTTGCGCTCAGTGTTGTTTTAGCTGTTCTTCTGTTTTTCTGAAAAAATGTTTTGCCGCAAGGCCGGTTACGCACAGGATGACTGCGGAAGGGAGCAGTACAAAATAAATATTATTTGAAAAAACGTCAAACAGTATACCGTAGATAATCTGTCCCAGAGGCTGTGCACATAAGGAAATCGTTGCGGTATAAGCCATGACTTTCCCAATCATACGTTCCGGTGTCAGCTGCTGAATGATGGACAGGCAGAAAATAGAAAACACGCAGGCTGCAATCTGAATCAAAGCGAAAAAGGCGATCAGTGTTACATATCTCGGAAAAGTGCCGATGGGAATATAAAAGATCAGCCCTGCAGGAAGCAGAAACAAACCAATGCACAATATGGGAAGGTTCAGATTTCCGGTCCTGAATCTTGCTGCGGCCAGCCCGGCGATCACACTGCCGGCGAGACCGGCAAAACCCAGGATACTTTCGGCTGCACCGTAGTAACTGGCGCTCAGCCCGAGAACTGACCGTATGATAAACGGAAGCCCCACCAGAGCAACCCCCTGAACAAAAAACGCAGTGACCGATACCAGAAGCAGAGTTTTAAGAATAGAAGGCCTTACCCGGGATATAAAATGTGTACTGGCCTTCAGGTCATGTTTAACAATTTGCAAAATGTGTCCGTTTGTCTGTTGAGGTATGTAGTCAAGCCGGATAAAATATTCGAATATGGATGTTATAAAGAAACAGATAACGCCCGCATACATGACCGGTTTTAAACCAAAAGAAGAGTAAAGCATGCTTCCGATGAAGGGGGCGGCCAGGGTAGAAACGGCGGCGATCTGGTTGACAACTGCATTTCCGCGGACGATGTTATCACCCGTCTGCATCTGAGGAATACATGCCTGCACCGTGGGGCTCTCAAAGGTTCCTAAAACTGACAGGGCGATAAGAGCCGTACATATCACGGTAAGGTCGCTGACGCGCCCCATCATAAGTGCCGCCAGCAGTGTGACGACACCCGATATAAAATCCAGAGCGACCATGATACTGCGTTTGTTTGCACGGTCGGCAAGTACACCGGCAAGAGGGGATAAGAGAATGGCAGGCAGCATGGCAGCAGCCAGAAAACCGGCAAAAACAGCCGCAGAGCCCGTCACTTCCAGGACATACATTGACATTGCAAAATCAAGGATGCAATTGCCGAACAGAGAACTTGCCTGCCCTGCGACGAGTAATGTAAAATTTTTTGTAAATAGTTTGTTTTTCATAACGCCTCCTGAAATAAATCTAATTAGTTAGATATCCATCTAATGATACGACATACAAAAACACCTTTTGTTAGATGTATATAAAATATATAACATATTATTAGATGTAAGTCAAATATATTGGACTTATATCAACACTGAAGTGATCACTTATCGGCGCCGCCTCATTTGAAAAACCAGATTAAAATATTAAAACGAAGCACATATAAAGTGAATGTGAAAATTAAGAAAATTAATATATAAATTAAAAATATTAATTTCCGTATTGACTTTTATGATGAACGAGGTTATATTATTATCAAACAGAAAGGAAGTGACGGTATGAATAAGGTCATTAGCCGCTGCCCGGTGTGTGATCACGAGCTGACTGTGGCAAGACTCAAATGTGATGCATGTGACACAGTCATAGAAAATAATTTTCGGCTCGGAAAATTTGATTACCTGTCAGAGGGAGAACTGTATTTTACAGAGACTTTTATCCGATGCAGGGGAAATATCAAAGAGGTGGAAAAGGAACTGGGAATTTCTTACCCCACAGTTCGTTCAAAACTGGACGCAGTGATTAAAAAACTTGGTTATGAAACGGAACCTGACGAACAGGCAGTTAAAAAAGAAGAAATTTTAAAAGCACTGGAGAACGGAGAGATAACCGCAGAACAGGCGATAGCACAGCTAAAATAGGATTCATAAAATATGGAGGTTCATGATGGACGAAAAAATGAGGATTTTAAAAATGGTAGAAGAAGGGACAATTACAGCAGAACAGGCGTCAGAACTGATGGCAGCCATGAACGTGGAACTGCCGGTACAGCAGACAGCTATTGTAAAGAACAGTTATGATAAAAAAATGTTCCGCGTTATCGTAGACAGTGTCTCAGGCGATAAGGTAAATATACAATTTCCGGTAGGGGCTATCAAAAAAATACTGAGGGTGACGGGCAAACTTCCGATTCCTGAAAAAGATCTGGAGGGCATCGACCTGTCCAGCATGATGGACGCTATCTCTGAATGCCTGGAAGACGAGATAGAAGGCGATTTTGTCAACGTGGAGGCGGCAGACGGAACTACGGTCAGGATATTTGTTGACAAATAGAGGGTAAGTGTATGAAAGTAAAAATCAGGACAAAAGATTTTCGGTTCTCGATGCCTGTGCCCGTCAGCATGATCGGGTTCGTCGTAAAAATGATTCCTGACAGGGTGTTTGAGGATATAAGAGTTCATACACCGGATCCTTACCGCTGTCTGATCACAAAAGATAATATCAGTATGATACTGAGTGAATGCCTGGATATTCTGAGAGAGAATAAAGGCCTGGAGGCTGTCCATGTGGAGGCGGCAGATGGAACTTTTGTGTCGATAAAGCTTTAAAGGGAGCAGAATTGCTCCCTTTTTTGGTTCAGACAAAATTTTTTATATAGAAAAAATGGAGTGCAGCTTAGAGAGAAGATCTCTGAGGGTATCCTTAGAGAGTGTGTAATATACCCGCCCGTCTCTTTTCTCAACGTTTACAAGCTGATAAGTCAACAATACACTCATATGGTGGGAGACCGTCGCTGCTGTCAGATTCAGTTCCTCGGCTAATTCCAGATTATATTTTGGAGAAGTCATCAGCGAAAGCAGGATGTCGAATTTACTGCCGTCACTCAATGCTTTCAGGACCGGGAGCAGATTGCCACGAAAGTTTTGCGGTTTCTTCATCATTTGATACACATCGGCCACAAACAGACCGATATAGGCATTGCTGGTGGTTTCATTTGTATCGATTAGTTCGCCTGTTGGGAAAATCATGACTGGCGTCAGCACAGCATCTTCTTTCATAGCCGAACTTATATATTCGCCTGATGGGAAGTTTGCCAGAAGTTTATCCAAGGGCTTTCGGATAGCGGTGACAGCTTTTTCGTAAGCTGGGATGCTGTTAACTACAATGGCTGTGAGATTTTCAAGCTTCTTTTTTGGCGACTGCATGATCAGCATAAGCTTCCAGCAAATTTCGGAGGAAAAACCGACAGCCTGAAGTAACTGGATCAGTTCGTCCGTGGAAGGCGGTGCTGCGAAAGACTCTGCGTCGTCCGCAGTGAGCCTGTTTGCAAAAGCCAGAACAACAGCATCTTCCGTAATGCCGCCCGGATCACCCTCAAACCATTCGGTGTGTTCGGCACAGACAGTCTGAAGAAACAATATAAAATCATCGGCCTCGTCTGAAAAGAAAAAATCAAAATCCTCCAGATTTTCTGCGGTCATGTTCTTCTGAAATGCAGTTAGATATTTCTTATATGTGGCACCGGCCTTCTGGTAAAGCTCATCGCCGTTGATCCCGTGCTCAGCAGCTGCTTTATCCCAAACTTCCTTTGCCAGGCCTTCCGGGTGTGTACTGCTGTACAGCAAACCAATGATTTCAAAATATTTATTTAAATTCCTGTTGATCGTCATGTCTGTTTACACACTCCTTGGATAGATGTTTCTATTGTAGAGTATCATTGGGAAATGTGCAAGCGTTAACCGTATGTTTCCAATGATACTGGCTATTCGGGCGGCAGTTTGATACAATATGAAAGAAACAATCATGAAGTGGGGAGTCTTGAAAGATGAAGCAGTTTATTATGATACTTGAGGATGATGAAGATCTGGCGGAGGGGATTACGTTATCCCTGAACAGCCCCAAACTGGAATTTGTCCGCTGTCAGACGATAGCCGATGCCAGGGAAATGCTGAAAAACAGAATGTTTGACCTGCTGATCCTGGATATCAACCTGCCAGACGGAAGCGGTCTGAAATTCTGCCGTGAAATCCGCAGAACCAGCCGGACGCCGATTGCACTTCTGACGGCAAAAGATATGGAGCTGGATATTGTGACAGGATTTGAGTGCGGGGCGGACGATTATATCACAAAGCCGTTCAGCCTTATGGTGCTTCGAGCAAGAATACGCGCTCTGCTCAGGCGGAATGTAGAAGAACAGAAGTCGGAATACAGAGATGGTGTTTTCCGTTTTTATTTTGATAAGATGGAATTCTATAAAAACGGATGTCTGACAGAACTGAGCAAAACAGAGCAGAGAATTTTATATCTGCTCGTCTTTAATGAAGGAAAAATACTGACGAGAGAACAGCTGCTTGAATGGGTATGGCCGGAAGGTACAGAATATGTTGAAGACAATGCCCTGTCGGTGGGCATTCGGAGGCTGAGGGACAAGCTGGAAGATACATCTTCAAAACCTGTTTTTATTAAAACGGTCTATGGTAAAGGCTATATGTGGGAGAGAGGTCTGTGAACGGCTATATTTTGACTGCATTGATCACGCTCGGTCTGAGTGCTTTCCTGTGCGGGGCTGTCATAATACGTTACCGCAGGAAAACGGAGAACACGCTAGACAGTCTTCTTCAGGCACTGGATGGGGCTGTCGGCGGAGAACTGCCTGCCGCATCCTGTGATGAATCGCTGGACGGGGCGGTCAGAGAGAGGCTGAACCGTGTGGTGCAGATCACCAGAATGCAAAGTGATATAGCCAGGGAGGAGCGCGATGTTATCAAATCCCTGATTTCTGATATCTCTCATCAGGTGAGGACACCGCTTACGAATATCATGCTCTATACGGGACTCTTAAAAGAACAGAGCCTGGAAGAGGGGGCTGCCGCGCTCACTGACAAGATTGACCGGCAGACAGAAAAGCTGGATTTTTTCATGAGAGAGCTCGTAAAATCGTCCTATACAGAGCAGGCGATGATTTCCGTAAGCCCGGAGATGATAAATGTGGAAGAAGTCATAGATACGGCATGCCAGATGACAGAATTGGCCGCCATGAAAAAGAACATCGATTTGAAGATAGAAAAGACAGAGGCGTTTTGCTATGCGGATAAAAAGTGGACCACAGAAGCGCTTGGGAATGTTTTGGAAAATGCAGTGAAATATTCCCCGGAGCAATCCGCTGTTCAGATCACAACTGTTCTGTATGAGTCTTTTGTCTGCGTTAGGGTGCGGGATGAGGGTATCGGGATCAGGGAGGAAGAGCAGGGAAGGGTATTCGAGCGGTTCTACCGATCGGATGTTGTCAAAAATGAGCCTGGTTTCGGGATCGGTCTTTATCTGGTGCGCGCTGTGCTTTCAAAGCAGGGAGGATATGCGAGGATTAAGTCTAAGCCTGGAGAAGGGACGACGGTGGAAGTATATTTAGCGCGGACAAAAGTGTGAAGAATGCAGTCATTATCATATAGTGACTGCATTTTCAATTGTGTCAGATATGTCACCTTTGAGAAAGGTTTGAGAAAGAATACTTTGCTATGATGTAGCTGCCCTGAACAGTTACAATAATAGTTCAACGTCAGAGAAGAGGAGGTGCATAATGAATATTTTAGTTACAAAACAACTGAAAAAGTATTATGAAATGGGAGAAAATGTGGTCCGCGCACTGGACGGAATTGACCTGACAGTCGAAAAGGGTGAGTTCCTTGCTATCGTCGGGAAGTCTGGAAGCGGCAAATCAACACTTTTGCATATGCTTGGAGGACTGGACATTCCTACATCCGGCAAAGTAATTGTGGAGGGAAAAGATATTTCTGAAATGTCGAAGGATGAACTGACCATATTCCGCAGGAGAAAGATAGGGTTTGTATTTCAAAGCTATAACCTGCTTCCGCTTATGAATGTGTA
This window encodes:
- a CDS encoding IS110 family transposase, with protein sequence MIYAGIDVAKDKHDCFITNSDGEVLFKAFTIPNNRIGFDVLYQKIESVTDELTNVKVGLEATGHYSYNILGYLLDKGLTTFVINPLHTNLYRKSLSLRKTKTDKADAHTIATMLMSDVNLKSYSDTSYHNEELKSLTRYRFDKVKERAKLKTSVSRLVTILFPELEKLVPTLHMASVSALLSEFPGAFHISYAHLTKLTHLLHEASNGRYGRDTALLFREAARTSIGSNMPAKSLELKHTLKLIGELNAEIDEIEQGIKLIMDGIHSPILTIPGISYRMGAMILAEVGDFSRFDSPDKILAYAGLSPSTYQSGQLESCYSHMEKRGSRYLRYALFNAAKFVCHWDPTFAAYLAKKRAEGKHYNVAVSHAAKKLVRVIYQLEKSGLPYIPTA
- a CDS encoding DUF2089 domain-containing protein; the protein is MNKVISRCPVCDHELTVARLKCDACDTVIENNFRLGKFDYLSEGELYFTETFIRCRGNIKEVEKELGISYPTVRSKLDAVIKKLGYETEPDEQAVKKEEILKALENGEITAEQAIAQLK
- a CDS encoding response regulator transcription factor, with the protein product MKQFIMILEDDEDLAEGITLSLNSPKLEFVRCQTIADAREMLKNRMFDLLILDINLPDGSGLKFCREIRRTSRTPIALLTAKDMELDIVTGFECGADDYITKPFSLMVLRARIRALLRRNVEEQKSEYRDGVFRFYFDKMEFYKNGCLTELSKTEQRILYLLVFNEGKILTREQLLEWVWPEGTEYVEDNALSVGIRRLRDKLEDTSSKPVFIKTVYGKGYMWERGL
- a CDS encoding HAMP domain-containing sensor histidine kinase, giving the protein MNGYILTALITLGLSAFLCGAVIIRYRRKTENTLDSLLQALDGAVGGELPAASCDESLDGAVRERLNRVVQITRMQSDIAREERDVIKSLISDISHQVRTPLTNIMLYTGLLKEQSLEEGAAALTDKIDRQTEKLDFFMRELVKSSYTEQAMISVSPEMINVEEVIDTACQMTELAAMKKNIDLKIEKTEAFCYADKKWTTEALGNVLENAVKYSPEQSAVQITTVLYESFVCVRVRDEGIGIREEEQGRVFERFYRSDVVKNEPGFGIGLYLVRAVLSKQGGYARIKSKPGEGTTVEVYLARTKV
- a CDS encoding MFS transporter, translated to MKNKLFTKNFTLLVAGQASSLFGNCILDFAMSMYVLEVTGSAAVFAGFLAAAMLPAILLSPLAGVLADRANKRSIMVALDFISGVVTLLAALMMGRVSDLTVICTALIALSVLGTFESPTVQACIPQMQTGDNIVRGNAVVNQIAAVSTLAAPFIGSMLYSSFGLKPVMYAGVICFFITSIFEYFIRLDYIPQQTNGHILQIVKHDLKASTHFISRVRPSILKTLLLVSVTAFFVQGVALVGLPFIIRSVLGLSASYYGAAESILGFAGLAGSVIAGLAAARFRTGNLNLPILCIGLFLLPAGLIFYIPIGTFPRYVTLIAFFALIQIAACVFSIFCLSIIQQLTPERMIGKVMAYTATISLCAQPLGQIIYGILFDVFSNNIYFVLLPSAVILCVTGLAAKHFFRKTEEQLKQH
- a CDS encoding ArsR family transcriptional regulator produces the protein MTINRNLNKYFEIIGLLYSSTHPEGLAKEVWDKAAAEHGINGDELYQKAGATYKKYLTAFQKNMTAENLEDFDFFFSDEADDFILFLQTVCAEHTEWFEGDPGGITEDAVVLAFANRLTADDAESFAAPPSTDELIQLLQAVGFSSEICWKLMLIMQSPKKKLENLTAIVVNSIPAYEKAVTAIRKPLDKLLANFPSGEYISSAMKEDAVLTPVMIFPTGELIDTNETTSNAYIGLFVADVYQMMKKPQNFRGNLLPVLKALSDGSKFDILLSLMTSPKYNLELAEELNLTAATVSHHMSVLLTYQLVNVEKRDGRVYYTLSKDTLRDLLSKLHSIFSI